A genomic segment from Scomber japonicus isolate fScoJap1 chromosome 11, fScoJap1.pri, whole genome shotgun sequence encodes:
- the mettl21cb gene encoding S-adenosylmethionine-dependent methyltransferase domain-containing protein: MEYLLLMERSTVCKHVRQKHSGKESKNIDDTPNGKQQMEQRTKDEVLTDHRVMAGEALGRSNIWEPSVYYALGKESFFFAGHNISIRESMDTYGALIWPGAIALCQFLENNQQQVNLMDKAVLEIGAGTGLLSIVASLLGARVTATDLPDILSNLTFNLLQNTKGRAHYTPQVAALTWGQDLERDFPYPSYQYDYVFAADVVYHHNCLEGLLETMRHFCRPGSRTTLLWANKVRFQSDLRFTECFQSSFNSTLVFELPQQEVRIYKATAKD, from the exons atggag TATTTACTTCTCATGGAGCGATCCACAGTCTGCAAACATGTCCGACAGAAGCATTCTGGAAAAGAGAGCAAGAATATTGATGACACTCCAAATGGGAAACAACAGATGGAGCAGAGAACCAAAGATGAGG TGTTAACAGACCACAGAGTGATGGCAGGTGAAGCTTTAGGCAGGAGTAACATCTGGGAGCCAAGTGTTTACTATGCATTGGGAAAGGAGTCCTTCTTTTTTGCTGGTCATAACATCAGCATCCGGGAGTCTATGGATACTTATGGCGCTCTGATCTGGCCTGGG GCCATAGCTTTGTGCCAGTTCTTGGAGAACAACCAGCAGCAAGTGAACCTGATGGACAAGGCCGTGCTGGAGATTGGGGCTGGGACTGGCTTGCTCTCAATAGTGGCAAGTCTACTTG GTGCCAGGGTGACAGCTACTGACCTGCCAGACATCTTGTCTAATCTGACTTTTAACCTTCTGCAAAATACCAAGGGCCGTGCTCACTACACCCCCCAGGTGGCTGCCCTCACCTGGGGTCAGGACCTGGAACGAGACTTCCCCTACCCTTCCTACCAGTATGACTATGTGTTCGCAGCAGATGTGGTCTATCACCACAACTGCCTTGAGGGACTGCTGGAAACTATGCGCCACTTTTGCCGACCAGGAAGTCGAACAACACTGCTGTGGGCCAACAAAGTTCGGTTCCAGTCTGATCTGAGGTTCACAGAGTGCTTTCAGAGCAGCTTTAACAGCACACTGGTCTTTGAGCTCCCACAGCAGGAGGTGAGGATATACAAGGCCACCGCAAAGGACTGA